The following is a genomic window from Amycolatopsis sp. BJA-103.
GTTCGTCACCTCGAACTTCATCAGCCCGAGCCTCGTCGACGTCGTCGCCGCGCTCGCCGCGATGGCCTCGCTGTGGATCCTGACGCGGTTCTGGCAGCCGCGGGCGGTTTGGCGTTTCGACGGCGAAGAGCCGGTGAAGGCCGGGGCGAGTCTCGGCGCGGCGAAGGCCGAACGCGGCGCGATGTACGCGTGGGCCCCGTACATCGTGCTGATCGCGGCGATCTTCCTTTCCCGCGTCGGCACGATCTTCAAGAACCTGCCCGAATGGCTGGACCTGACGAAGTTGCTGCACAGGGCCGACTGGGTGTTCGCGTGGCCGGGGCTGCACAAGGAGGTCGTCCAGCACGCGCCGATCACACCCAAGGACACCCCGTACGCGGCGACGCTGACCGTCGATTTCCTTTACTCGCCGGGGACCGTCGCCCTGTTCGCGGCGATCGCGGCGGGTTTCGCGATGGGCGCGAAACCGGGTCTGCTGCTGGCCACCTACCGGCGGACGCTGCACCAGATGCGGTGGGCGCTGGCGACGATCTTCATGATCCTCGCGATCGCGTTCGTCATGAACTACTCGGGCGCGACGCAGACCCTCGGCCTCGCACTGGCGACCACCGGGGTGCTGTTCCCGGTGTTCTCCGCCTACATCGGCTGGCTGGGCGTCTTCCTCACCGGCTCGGACGCGTCGACCAACAGTCTCTTCGGGCCGATGCAGGTGATTTCGGCGCAGCAACTGGGTGTCGACCCGATCCTCGCCGGTGCCACGAACACCTCGGGCGGCGTGATGGGCAAGATGATCTCGCCGCAGAACCTGTCCATCGGCGCCACCGCGATCGGGCAGAGCGGGCAGGAAGGCGCGCTGCTGCGGCAGACCTTCCTGTGGTCGGTCCTGCTGACCGCCGTGGTCGGGGTGATCTCGCTGCTTCAGGCGACCGTGCTGAGCTTCATGATCCCGGGTCCGTGAGCCGGATCAGGCCCGCCTCGGTCGCCCGGAAACCGCAGGCGTCGAAGTAGAACGGACGCAGTTCCGGCACGAAGTCGACGTGCAGCCATTCACAGCCCGCCGCCCGCGCGTGGAGCACGGCGAGCCGGACGACGGCCGTGGCGATCCCCCGCCGCTGATGGGTCCCGCGGGTCTTCGTGTCGAGCAGGAACGCGTGGTCCCCGCCGTCCCAGGCGACGTTCACGAAGCCGACCAGCGTTCCGGCGGGTTCCCGGGCGGTGACCCAGCCGAGGCTGTGCCGCCGGATGCCGTTCCACCAGCCGGGCACGGGCTCGCCGCCGTGCGAACGGACGAGATCGGACATCTCGTCGTCGGTGACCGGGTCACGCCAGCGGTAGGAGAAGTCGGTCATCCCGCCAGCATCCCGGAAATGATCATTTCGCGCCAGTCATTTGAAGATCTCCGAGAATGTCCACAATGGTCATCCGATCTTTACCGGCGACTGGTCTGGATGGATGAACGGAAGGTTCGTTCACCGGAATGAGAACTACCGTTGTGCCCATGCCCATGACGCTGATAAAAGGTACTTTCCAGCTTGTCGGAGCCTCACCGGACGGCGATTCGGTGCGGTTCTATCCCGACGATCCCCAGGCGACCAAGAAGGCGGGACTGAAGGTCCGGCTGAATTCGCGGGGCGGGATGCAGTTGCGGCTCGACGCGATCGACGCGCTCGAAACGCATTACCAGGCCAGGGGAACCGGCGGGATGTGGCATCAGCCCGCGGAATTCGCCGACGCCGCGGCGGCGAACCTGCTGAAGATCCTCGGCTTCAAAACGGTCGAACGCGATGAACGGGGAAGGGTCAGTTCGTCGACCCCGATCAAGGTAGCGGGTCACATACTGACGCGATTCGCCGACAAATACGGACGAGCGGTGGCGTTTGCCTTTCCCGGACAACGGCCGGGACGGTCGGCGGACCTTTCCAAGGTCCACCTCGACGTCAAAACACTGAAGAACTCCGCGAACTACCGGCAGGTCGCGGACGGACTCGTCTACCCGACGTTCTATTCGCTGCTTTTCCCCGATCTCCGCGACGCGCTGGCCGAGGCCGCCGCCAAAGCGCGTCAAGACGGACTCGGGCTGTGGCCGGACGACGTCACGAACTCCGGGTTCAAGCTCTCGTCACGACGTCAGCTGGCCGACGAACTGGTCATCCTGCCGAAACTGTTCCGCAGGCTCGTCGACTACCTCGCGCTCGACGAAAGCGGCGGGGTCTCGCTGACCGGCTTCTCCGACTTCCTGGACTCCCGCAACGACCGGCTGTTCACCGTCCCGGACGGGCACGCCACCGAATTCGAGACGCTGGTGAGCGTGAAGCGGCAGACCGTGAACCTGGCGGTCGAACCGGAACGGATCGTCTTCATCGAGGCCTGAACACCCCGGTGTGGGCAAAAAGACCGTACCTCCCTCCCCTCCGCCGTGCTCATCTGAAAGGTGGGAGAGGGAGCCGATGCGAGTACACGGTTCGCGGCGGTCCGAGGAGGCCGACGGGCGGATGGAGACAGCTTCGAAACTGGTCGACGCCATCCGCGTCCTGGTCGTGCGCTACTGCCGGGCGCGGATCGGACGACGGTCGGGCACCTACGACACCGCCGACGCGGTCGCGAAGGACAGTTGCCTCGCGATCCTTGCCGGAGCCGAGGGGGTGCCCGCACTTCTCGCGTTCGCCTACGACGTCACGCGCCGCCTGGTCGACGACTTCCACCGGACCGCCGCCGAACTGCCGAACCCGCTTTCGGGGCTGCCGGGGCAGCAGCGCGAGATCATGGTGCTGCGGTCGCTCGTCGGGCTTTCCACCGACGACACCGCGCTGGCGCTCGGCTGCTCCGTGCAGGCCGTCCGGCTGGGCCAGCACCGCGCCCTGACCGCCCTGCGCCCCGCCCCCGCCTGACCCTCGCCGCGGGGAGTTCCCTCGTGGTCAGGGGGTGCAGTCGGCCGCGCGGTTCAGCAGCAGGGTGCGTTCCCGGTCGTTCCCGGTCATCTCCGCCGCGCGCTCGAACTCGGCGCGGGCCTCGTCGAGACGGCCGAGCTTCGCCAGGAAGTCACCGCGCACGCTCGGCAGCAGGTGATACGACTTCAGCGCGGGCTCCGACGTCAGTTTGTCGACGACCTCGAGCCCCGCCTCCGGCCCGACGGCCATCGACAGCGCCACCGCGCGGTTCAGCTCGATCACCGGCGACGGGTTGAGCTTCCCGAGACCTTCGTAGAGGACCGCGATGCGTCCCCAGTCGGTCTCCTCGCCCGTTCGAGCCCGCGCGTGGCAGGCGGCGATGGCGGCCTGTGCCGCGTAGACGCCGAAAGCGCCGTCCGCGAGCGACTCGGCGAGGTCCAGCGCGGCGAGGCCGCGGCCGATCAGGAGCCGGTTCCATTTGGCCCGGTCCTGGTCGAGCAGCAGCACGGGCTCACCGTTCGGCCCGACACGCGCGGCGGACCGCGAAGCCTGGATCTCCATCAACGAGACGAGCCCGTGCACCTCGGGTTCCTTCGGCATGAGCCCCGCGAGGATCCGGCCGAGCCGCAGCGCCTCCTCGCACAACCCCGGCCGCATCCAGTCCTCGCCCGCCGTCGCCGAATAGCCCTCGTTGAAGATCAGGTAGATGACTTCGAGCACCGACGAAAGCCGGGCGACCCGATCCGGCCCCTCGGGCACCTCGAACGGCACCTTGGCGTCGCCCAGCGTCTTCTTCGCGCGGACGATCCGCTGCGCGATGGCGGTTTCCTTGGCGAGGAACGCCCGCGCGATCTCGTGCGTCTGCAGCCCGCCGATCATCTTCAGCGTCAGCGCCACCCTGGCCTCGGTCGAGAGCACCGGGTGACAGGCGGTGAACACCAGCCGCAGCAGATCGTCCTCGATGTGGTCGTCGAGGCCCGCGATGAAGTCGGGTTCCTCCTCGAACTCCTGCTCGCGGCCGATCTCGCCGAGTTTCCGGTCGTACCGCTCGTTGCGCCGGAAGGTGTCGACGGCGCGGCGTTTCGCCGTGGTCATGAGCCAGGCGCCCGGATTCCTCGGGACGCCCGACTCAGGCCACTGTTCGAGCGCGGCGACCAGCGCGTCCTGCGCCAGTTCCTCCGCGAGGCCGACGTCGCGCGTCATCCGCGCGAGACCGGCGATGAGGCGGGCCGATTCGATCCGCCACACCGCGTCGATCGCCGACCGTGGGTCTGCTGTTGCCGTCACGCCGACCAATCAACATCGTCGGCGCGACGACCGCAACCACTAGTTCCCCTCGGCCTGCTCGCGCAGCTTCTTCTCGGTCTCGATGATCTCCGGGGTCGCGTTGTCGAACTCCTCGAGCTCGAACACCCGGCGGATCTCGATCTCGCCCTCGCGGAACGGCGCGCGCTTCATCCACTCGACGACCTCGGCCCGGTCCTTGACCTGCAGGATCCAGAAACCCGCGATGAGTTCCTTGCTCTCGGCGAAGGGCCCGTCGACGACCCTGGCCTCGGTGGTGCCGGAGTACTGGATGCGGAAACCCTCGGAGCTGGGGTGCAGTCCTTCACCAGCGAGCATGACGCCGGCCTTCACCAGCTCCTCGTTGAACTTCCCCATCTCCTGCAGGTCCTCGGCACTCGGCTGGGTGCCGGCCGCGTCGGTCTTCTCGTCGCTCTTGACAATCACCATGAACCGCATCTCGCGTCTCCGTTCCCGGCGGGGCTCGTCCCTGCCACATCTACGCGTCGAACGGGCATCCCCGGTTTCGACACGGTCCCCAAAACTTTTTCCGCGAGTATTCGAGCAGCCGGAAAACCCCAGGTCAAGCACTCATGAGAGAATCATCGACCGTGTCCGCGCTCCCCGAAACCCTCCGCTCCGCCCTAGACGCAGAGCTGGGCCGATACCCCCAGACCAGGCTGACGCAGTCCGTCGAGCGGCTCAGCGCGCGCTACCGGGAGAACAACCCGGCGACGGCTCCGATCCTGTCGACCGACGCGGACATCGCCGCGTACGCGGGCTACCGGATGCCGGCCACCTACGCGGCCGTACACGCCGTTCTCGCCGAAGCCGCCCTCCGCGCTCCCGGGTTCGCTCCGCGCACGCAGATCGACGTCGGCGGCGGCACCGGTGCCGCGATCTGGGCGGCGGCCGACGTCTGGCCGTCGCTGGAGGAGAGCACCGTCGTCGAGCAGGTCCCCGGCGCGATCGCGCTGGGGCAGCGGCTGGCGGGGAACGCCGGTGACAAGGCCGTCCGCGGCTCGACCTGGCGACGCGGGCTGATCGACCCGGCCGCGCCCGCGCCGGACGCCGACCTGGTGACCCTGTCCTACGTCCTCGGCGAACTGCCCGAGGCCCGCCGGGCCGAGGTCGTCCGCTGGCTGTCGGCGAAGGCGGGGATGCTGGTGCTGATCGAACCCGGCACCCCGGCGGGCTACGAACGGATCGTCGAGGCGCGGGATCAGCTCGTCGGGCTCGGGCTCTCCCTGGTCGCGCCCTGCCCGCACGAAGGCGACTGCCCGATCCCGCGCGGCAAGGACTGGTGCCATTTCTCCGCCCGCCTCCCGCGCACCGGCCTGCACCGTCAGCTCAAGTCCGGGACGCTCGGCTTCGAGGACGAGAAGTTCTCCTACGTCGTCGCCTCGCGAACGGAACCGGAGCGGGCCGACGGCCGGATCCTGCGGCATCCGGTCAAACGCAAGGGCATGGTCAGCCTCGCCCTCTGCGCCGAAACCGGGCTCACCGAAACGATCGTCACCAAACGGCACGGCACGGCCTACCGCGCGGCCCGCGACGCCGAATGGGGAGACCCCTG
Proteins encoded in this region:
- a CDS encoding RNA polymerase sigma factor, which translates into the protein MVGVTATADPRSAIDAVWRIESARLIAGLARMTRDVGLAEELAQDALVAALEQWPESGVPRNPGAWLMTTAKRRAVDTFRRNERYDRKLGEIGREQEFEEEPDFIAGLDDHIEDDLLRLVFTACHPVLSTEARVALTLKMIGGLQTHEIARAFLAKETAIAQRIVRAKKTLGDAKVPFEVPEGPDRVARLSSVLEVIYLIFNEGYSATAGEDWMRPGLCEEALRLGRILAGLMPKEPEVHGLVSLMEIQASRSAARVGPNGEPVLLLDQDRAKWNRLLIGRGLAALDLAESLADGAFGVYAAQAAIAACHARARTGEETDWGRIAVLYEGLGKLNPSPVIELNRAVALSMAVGPEAGLEVVDKLTSEPALKSYHLLPSVRGDFLAKLGRLDEARAEFERAAEMTGNDRERTLLLNRAADCTP
- a CDS encoding nuclease, encoding MPMTLIKGTFQLVGASPDGDSVRFYPDDPQATKKAGLKVRLNSRGGMQLRLDAIDALETHYQARGTGGMWHQPAEFADAAAANLLKILGFKTVERDERGRVSSSTPIKVAGHILTRFADKYGRAVAFAFPGQRPGRSADLSKVHLDVKTLKNSANYRQVADGLVYPTFYSLLFPDLRDALAEAAAKARQDGLGLWPDDVTNSGFKLSSRRQLADELVILPKLFRRLVDYLALDESGGVSLTGFSDFLDSRNDRLFTVPDGHATEFETLVSVKRQTVNLAVEPERIVFIEA
- a CDS encoding YciI family protein; translation: MRFMVIVKSDEKTDAAGTQPSAEDLQEMGKFNEELVKAGVMLAGEGLHPSSEGFRIQYSGTTEARVVDGPFAESKELIAGFWILQVKDRAEVVEWMKRAPFREGEIEIRRVFELEEFDNATPEIIETEKKLREQAEGN
- a CDS encoding small ribosomal subunit Rsm22 family protein, coding for MRESSTVSALPETLRSALDAELGRYPQTRLTQSVERLSARYRENNPATAPILSTDADIAAYAGYRMPATYAAVHAVLAEAALRAPGFAPRTQIDVGGGTGAAIWAAADVWPSLEESTVVEQVPGAIALGQRLAGNAGDKAVRGSTWRRGLIDPAAPAPDADLVTLSYVLGELPEARRAEVVRWLSAKAGMLVLIEPGTPAGYERIVEARDQLVGLGLSLVAPCPHEGDCPIPRGKDWCHFSARLPRTGLHRQLKSGTLGFEDEKFSYVVASRTEPERADGRILRHPVKRKGMVSLALCAETGLTETIVTKRHGTAYRAARDAEWGDPWPPQSTRD
- a CDS encoding GNAT family N-acetyltransferase, which translates into the protein MTDFSYRWRDPVTDDEMSDLVRSHGGEPVPGWWNGIRRHSLGWVTAREPAGTLVGFVNVAWDGGDHAFLLDTKTRGTHQRRGIATAVVRLAVLHARAAGCEWLHVDFVPELRPFYFDACGFRATEAGLIRLTDPGS
- a CDS encoding sigma factor-like helix-turn-helix DNA-binding protein; protein product: METASKLVDAIRVLVVRYCRARIGRRSGTYDTADAVAKDSCLAILAGAEGVPALLAFAYDVTRRLVDDFHRTAAELPNPLSGLPGQQREIMVLRSLVGLSTDDTALALGCSVQAVRLGQHRALTALRPAPA
- a CDS encoding L-lactate permease; protein product: MGWIQDYQPAGGLWLSAALAALPIIVLLVTLGVLRRSAHLSAALALITALLVAVLLYRMPAGLAFDSAAMGLVFGVWSVAWIAFHAVYFHNVTVATGRFDDIKAVLAGFSEDRRLQALLIAFGFGALLEGIAGGGSPIAITAAMMAALGFPPVKAVVLALLANTAPVAFGGLGNPLIVLGRLTAPILGLPPEQATELFSSMVGRQLPLLALIVPGFLVVVLAGWKRMVEVWPAVLTAGLSFAVMQFVTSNFISPSLVDVVAALAAMASLWILTRFWQPRAVWRFDGEEPVKAGASLGAAKAERGAMYAWAPYIVLIAAIFLSRVGTIFKNLPEWLDLTKLLHRADWVFAWPGLHKEVVQHAPITPKDTPYAATLTVDFLYSPGTVALFAAIAAGFAMGAKPGLLLATYRRTLHQMRWALATIFMILAIAFVMNYSGATQTLGLALATTGVLFPVFSAYIGWLGVFLTGSDASTNSLFGPMQVISAQQLGVDPILAGATNTSGGVMGKMISPQNLSIGATAIGQSGQEGALLRQTFLWSVLLTAVVGVISLLQATVLSFMIPGP